The genomic segment GTCGGCGGCCAGGAATATCTTTTCAACAAAGCCGGCCATGCCGGCCCCGGAGTTGATCGCCGCGGCAGTGGTGGCAAAGCCGCAGCCGTCCGCGGCCGCGAGCTTGGTCAACAGCTCTTTGCCGCCCGGATCCTCACCCATCAGCACGGTGTAGATGCAGAGCCGGGAACCATACTGACTTCTAAGTCCGGCCGCTGCTTCAAGCACCTCCTCCGCGGCCATCCACTTGCCGTCGCTGAACACGATGACCGCGATCCTGCCGGTGGTGGAATCAGCCAGGTCGTCTTTTGCCGCTGCCAGGGCCTTTTCAAGCGGGCTGGTGCCGTCCGCGGTATTCTGCCCGTCAACCGCCGCGGCCAGGTCTGCCTTGGTGTAGGGGATAAGGCCGTAGACCAGGCTCTCCGCGGCGGGATTGGGGCCGAAGGTCCGCAGGGCGCCCTGCAGCGGGATGTCGGGAATGGTCCTGTTCATCTGCCGGATCAGGGCCTTGGCGCTGACGAACTTGCTCGGATTGGCCACGCCCTCGGTGCTGTCAAGGGGTGTCCGCGGGGATTCGAACATGGTGCTGGAGGCGTCGAGGATCACCAGGAAGTTCTCGGTCGTCTGGAGGTAGTCGCCGCTCTTCAGCTTGGGGTTGAGGTCCAGGGTTGAGAAGGATGCCGGTTGTTTCTGAGCGCAGCCCGTCAGCAATGCGGCGAGCAGCATCACCAATGAGACCTTGAGAATCCTGCTGATATTCATAACTACCTCCTTCGTCACTTGGTATTAAATTAAAACCGTTTGAACGTATAATTGCTGAAAGCGAAATTATTTTCATTTAATAGCATTCCGGGGGAAATCGCTAATGATTTTTTTGCCCTGGACCGTTGTTTTGGCCCCTTGCAGGGCCGCGGCGGCCAGGGGGGAAAGCGGTCGGTCCCCTGTTTCCGGACCCAGGATGAGTTCAACGATTTCTTCCGGCTTGATCTCTTCCTCCGGGGCAGCGGGCAGATAGCCGTTCAGGTCTCCGTCCACATGGCGAAGGAGTCCGTTGGCGAGCAACTGGTTCAGGACCTGGCCGATGTCCGTCACCGGCCGGTTGAGACGTCCGGCCAATCCCTCCCGGGCGGTGATTGTCCGGTTGC from the Desulfobacterales bacterium genome contains:
- a CDS encoding OmpA family protein, giving the protein MNISRILKVSLVMLLAALLTGCAQKQPASFSTLDLNPKLKSGDYLQTTENFLVILDASSTMFESPRTPLDSTEGVANPSKFVSAKALIRQMNRTIPDIPLQGALRTFGPNPAAESLVYGLIPYTKADLAAAVDGQNTADGTSPLEKALAAAKDDLADSTTGRIAVIVFSDGKWMAAEEVLEAAAGLRSQYGSRLCIYTVLMGEDPGGKELLTKLAAADGCGFATTAAAINSGAGMAGFVEKIFLAADGDDDRDGVRNSRDECPNTLYGLKVDSKGCRIEIMEPVSINLLVNFDFDKADVKPIYHDRLRAVADFMKKYPRVSVFLKGYTCSMGPARYNLGLSQRRADSIRNYLIKEFGINGTRLRAKGYGEANPVASNDTREGRIKNRRVTATISTVVEE